In Meleagris gallopavo isolate NT-WF06-2002-E0010 breed Aviagen turkey brand Nicholas breeding stock chromosome 6, Turkey_5.1, whole genome shotgun sequence, the genomic stretch ATTCATTCCTATTACATGACTTTATCATGCATCCCTTTTCCACCATCGCAGTATTCATTGTTATCCTGTCATTGCATGACATCCCAGTCTTCCTTTTACCAGTGACTCCCCAAGTTTGGTAATCAGTGTCACATTTGACTGAGTATGTGCTGCCATAGCCACTCACAACACCCCAAGTCAGTCTTGAGAAACACCACTTGCAAGCATCTCTCAGATCAGCAGTTCCTCTTCTGACACAAATCTGTTGTTGCTTGATCTTCTTCATACTGGTCCTTACCCGAGTTCTAGCTCTTGTACTAATTCTCCAGCttcaaaaaagattttgttgtaCTGCAAGATACATTATCAAATTCAAGGCAGATTAGAGCTACTACCTTTCTTTTACTGATAAATTAAATCAATCATTAATTCTTATAAAAGATGCAGGTCAGTCAGGCATGAGCTATCTTTAGTGAATCCACATAGGCCTCACTCTACTTATTTTCATATTGTTAATTAAATTCTTTCCTTCACAAATTCTCTAGAGCCTTGCATGCTACTGATGAAGCTCATTAGGCTGTGGCTGTGCATCTCCCTGCCTCCAGTTCTTTTTTGGATACATTCTATGTATTGCAGTAACTAATCTGTTCAGTCAGAGGTAGAACACATTTAGAAGCCTTGTTCTTAGGACTCCAGCTTCACAGATGAATTCTTCCTAAATTCTGAAATGAGCTATCTGAATTCTTTAATCAAGCCAACGGAACTTCTGCCTTTGCCTCCCCATCccatctttattttcatgcttgATATCATTACTTTCACTGAAAAAGATGACAAAGggtttgtttaaaataatctgCATATGACTGAAAGAAATAAGCCTCCCATTCTGCTTACCAACTTTCCTCATCCAGTTCTTTTTATATTAATGTGTCTGAAGACTGCTGTAGTTGGCTTTCCTTCAGAAAGTCAGGCTGTTTGTGGCTCTAAAAAATGTACTTATATTCCCACAGCTCTTACTCTGGTGACACTGCTACTTCTTCTCCCTCCCAAACTACCTTCCTCTGCAAATTCTCTAATTAATGtctcaaaatagaaaaaaaaaaaaacttgaagtTCTTCCCACCCATTTTTCTGACAACACTTGAAAAATCACTTCTAAAACCATATTACTGGCATCAAGGTAAAATTCAATATTATTTATAGTTTTGGTTTGCTATTGCATCCAACCTGCATAATATTACAAACAGTATAAGCTCAGGTATAATGAAACCTACATCCACTTTTGTCTCCAACCTATGTTTTTTCTAAGTGGCCAACAGTAAGGGCGAGGACACCTTTATAGGTGTTCTTCCTAAGACACTCAATGGACCTTCATCTCTTAGCAGCATTTGGCAAGAAAGCAACTTGCTAAATATTGCAAACCTTGCAACCCGAGGTGATCTAATTACATCTGGAAACTGATCCCCCAAACAGACGCTGGATGCCTCGAGAAGAAAGGATGCACTATAAAACCATGCAAATCTCCTGGAAAGATGGATTTAAGAACACATCCAACAAATGACCACTCCTAAGCTTTAGCCCCTGTGATATGACAGTTTGTTTTACATGTTATCATCCTGAGCTTGTTTAATTTCCTGAAGTATTAACAAATACTAACTTAACTCTTGGGTAACTTATACAAATATGATGTTCACATCAGGACAAATTCTCAGATAGCAAACAgcataaaataatgttttcagaatgtttgTAAAGACAGAAAGCTCCATGGAAAAGACTGGTCTGCCTTCTGTCACTCTCTAAAGAACTTCTAGAAATGCTGAAGCACATCgctgcagcagtgcttcctTCACTGGATTGCTTCAGTTCTCCAGCAACCAAAGTATACCCGACCGCTTCAAAAAACCATCTGCTCAAAGAAAGGCTGCTAGTCCTGCAGACTCACTGCAGGTCAAGCCCAACGTTACAGTATCTGCTGTATAATAAAACAGTGACATTTGGAGACAAGCTGGGCAACAAAGTCTGATTCCGAGGGTTTTCGTTCACTTTAGGAATGAAAAGACCAAGCATCCAGAGTTACCCTGGAGCTccacaacatttaaaaacaaactagcAATCATGTGATGAGAAGTTATTCATCATTTGAAAACTATTTGCTTTCCTGATCCTGAGCACGGCACTGCcttccaaagcagaaaatacaatCTCCTCAGGTTTCTAGATACTGCCCTGTCACAGAACGTGCAACGACTGCAGAAGTTTAAACGTCAGATGTATTCCTTCACGTAagacttgggaaaaaaagagtttgaaTTGGatcaaatgcaaaaaaatatcCTTCCTGCAACAGCCTCGCCAAGATTAAGTTGGAGAGCAAAGGAGGAAACGCAACCGCAACGAGGGCACAAAACACCTACGAAACACAGGACACGGAGGGCCTACGGGACGCTGGCGGTGCACGGCTGTCGGGCGGCCCCGTCTCCTCCAGGCAGGCCCGCACGGAACGCTGCTGCCCGGCCCCGGCACGCCACNNNNNNNNNNNNNNNNNNNNNNNNNNNNNNNNNNNNNNNNNNNNNNNNNNNNNNNNNNNNNNNNNNNNNNNNNNNNNNNNNNNNNNNNNNNNNNNNNNNNNNNNNNNNNNNNNNNNNNNNNNNNNNNNNNNNNNNNNNNNNNNNNNNNNNNNNNNNNNNNNNNNNNNNNNNNNNNNNNNNNNNNNNNNNNNNNNNNNNNNNNNNNNNNNNNNNNNNNNNNNNNNNNNNNNNNNNNNNNNNNNNNNNNNNNNNNNNNNNNNNNNNNNNNNNNNNNNNNNNNNNNNNNNNNNNNNNNNNNNNNNNNNNNNNNNNNNNNNNNNNNNNNNNNNNNNNNNNNNNNNNNNNNNNNNNNNNNNNNNNNNNNNNNNNNNNNNNNNNNNNNNNNNNNNNNNNNNNNNNNNNNNNNNNNNNNNNNNNNNNNNNNNNNNNNNNNNNNNNNNNNNNNNNNNNNNNNNNNNNNNNNNNNNNNNNNNNNNNNNNNNNNGGGCTCCCGGGGCCCAGCACCGCGCCCCTCACCTGGCAACCCTTCTTGTGGTGGAAGCCCACCACCACGATGTGCAGCACGGGGCCCCGCGGAGGGGCGGCCGGCGGCGCGCCCCGCTTCTCCATGGAGCCCGGCGATGGCCGCTCCGGAGGATACCGCCCGGGCCGGGCTCTCGCTCCGCCTCCCGATACTGAAGATCGGAGGGACGGACCTCAGCCGACTGCGCTTCCGCAGCGCCCGGCGGGAGGAGGCGGGGCAGGGCCGCCCTCTTTCCCCTCGCCCTACCCCCAGCCGCGTTGTGTCCCCCGGCTCCCGGCGGTTCTCGGGTGCGTGAGGCCGTGTGGCCGCCTCGCCGAGGAGACCCACGTGGAAAAGTGCttggttttattaaaatttaaggctatttcattaaaatttagggctattttattaaaatttcagCAGGGTTGCTGCCGGTAGAGAAGGGGGAGAGAgagctcttctctcttttaacTCAGAGCCCCGTGACAGTGCAGAGAGCTGCATCTGCAGCCTGCCTCGTCTCGAGTGGAGGCCGTGCAGGCTCAAGGTAGGCCGAGCTGAAGCCCAATATGATTTAATCCACACTGGTTGCTGAGCGTCAATCAGCAAAATCgagtttgtgctgctgctgctcacgcTGTTCTGCTGTTAAATGTGTATTATGGTAATCCCAGAGAGATGGTTCAAATGCTTATCTGAGAGCAAGTGGAAATTTAGGGAGGCAAAAATGAACGATCCTCATCTGCTTGCCCCCTGATCACGCTCCCTCATTAACCTTGGTGATTTGGTTCAGTTTGTTTAAACCAACAGAATTTAGCAGACATTGTGCTCATCGTCACTAAGATCCTCTGTGGAAATCAGAGGAAGATGgtctttttgaaaagaactaTAAAAGAATAGCGCTAAGAGAAAATCTCATTGCTAACACAATACCCAGAGGCTCAAATTATAACAATAAAGCATGTAATTATGTATTGTTCCTCTGTTTCAACAAAGGTTCCATTATATATACTTTAGGGAGCAAAAGATAAGCTACAAGGAACAATCCAGCACTGGCAAGTGAATGATTTCTTACTGGTTTTATTCTGCAACTTACTTTCATGATatttaatgtaattaaaaaaaagaagaaaaaacaaccctatCCATTATCTCTTGCAGAAATGAGATAAAGCAGAGAAGACAAATGGGAGTACTTAGAATTCATCCTCAGTTCATTAAATAAAGGGCAGACTAGCACTGCTCTCACAGCTATGGGTTTGCATTCCTGAGGCTTCTCCATGATACTGCTGAATAATGGTGGCTTATTGCTTCTCTGAATAGATGATCggatttttttcactgcttgaaattttctttctcactaAGGCAatataaatgttaaatgttGGATTGAACAGTGTGAGCCTGTTCCAGGAAAACTGATTGACAGCATCCTTCTTCACAGCTGACATGGTTGTTTTTtatgaaaaaggaaggaagggtaGAGCTGCAATCAAACAGAAGCTCTTAGAAAAAAAGTTCCTACTGGAGTTTTCTTTCTCAATGTATATGTAatagatataaataaaaattcagccATATACCAGagctgctctaaaagtaatgcctcctgttttatcaTGTTggtccatgacatcagaggtggatattagtggtatggcagtaggggttgaaccttcctgccaatattcctgccaatatattttgttgctgtgtgacagatggcagcagaggggcagtctgaccaAGTGGCATCTGACCTGGAAGTGTATgtgaaacaaaggtgtggaactgaattcctccatggggagaaaatggcacccattggcaGCTGGgactattcagcctggagaagagaaggctgtggggagctCTGATAGCAGCCTGTCAATATAAATGgggatataagaaagaaagggacagactccTCAGCAGAGCCTGTTgtgagaggacaaggggaaatggtttcaagctaaaagaggagaaatttcaAATGGGTATAAGGaaaattttttttacagtgaaggtagatgatcagagggctggagcacctctcctgtgaggaaaggttgagggaactgggcttgtttagctgggagaagagaagcttCAGGGAGACGTATTGCACCCTTCtggtacttgaagggagcataaacaggaggggtaacggctgtttacgagggtggatagtgataggacaaggggaaatggttttaatctgagacaggggaggtttaggttggatattaggaggaagtttttcacccagagggtggtgaggcactggaacaggttgcccaaagaggttgtggatgctccatccctggaggcattcagggccagactggatgtggctctgggcagcctggtctgctggttggtgaccctgcacatagcagggggttgaaattagatgatcattgtggtccttttcaacccaggccttcctatgattctatgattctgtgaccagagaggtggtggatgtccatctctggaggcattcaagatcaggctggatgggactctgaggAACCTGCTCTAGCTGTATGTGCCTCTGTTAACTGCAGGGCGTTCGACTAGATAACCTGTAAGGGCTCCTTCTGActcagttctatgattctatggttccgtgtcagcacagcagagcagaaggcagtCCATTTCAAACTGGCAGCAGTGACCGTGGGTCACTTTCACTGGGGCAGATTCTGATGAGcatagcatgcaggctcttgctctTGGCCGGGGAAagtgcacagctaatggtggtgactatgttgaaaaacagttttatatcTGGGAAATCGCTCTGTTGAGCAGTGTTATTGCACTCctccttggaaataaataggaggcagaTGCGAAAATCTGGAAAAACACCCATTAGAGGGGAGCGGCGGCGGGTGAACGAGGACTCTGCCTGCCGCTACTCAGGGCTGCGTCCCGCCCTCCACAGTCTCTACTTCGGCGGGAGGCGGCAGCGATTGCCCAGGTCTGGCGGCAATATGGCGGCAAACGCGAGCACCAACCCATCGCAGCTCCTGCCGCTCGGTGGGCTGCCCTGCAGGCGGGCTCCCGCGCGGGGTCGGGCGGGGAGGGAGGAGGGCCGTGACCGAGGTGGGGGAGGCCGTGACAGGGCGTAAATCGGGAAATACGTGCGGCGGGCGTAGCGTTGCTGTGGGGGAGCCGTTCCTCTCGGTCAGTCGGAGATGGTGGGAGCTGGAGCGTCGGAGGGTACCACAGGGTTGATTGGTTTCCTGTAAATACACTGACgcactttgttgttgtttttaaatctacAGAGCTTGTGGATAAATGTATAGGTTCTCGCATCCATATCGTGATGAAGAGCGATAAGGAAATTGTCGGGACGCTGCTGGGATTTGATGACTTTGTCAGTATCCTTTGGTGGATGTTATCTGTGGGCATCAACTTCATGGGGAGATTCAGTTCGTTTATTGTTCACTATATTAAGCTGTTTAGTatcaggtttttgtttgtttgtggggttttttgtttctgttttttggcAGCTAAAATCATAGTTTAgtgtaaaatagaaataaattgcCCATTTCtgttctgcccttgtgaggccccatctgcagtactgcatccaggcctggggtccccagcacagggaggaTGCAGGGCTGttggagcagctgcagaggagagccgtgaagatgatcagagggctggagcatctcccctatgaggaaagtttgagagaactgggattgtttagcttggagaaggctccagggtgacctcattgtggccttccagtacttgaagagagcttataaacaggagagacTTTTTACATAGTCTGATAGCGATGGGGAAAAAGGGacatggttttaaattaaagagaggagatttagattagatgttaggaggatttttttttttttcactgagagggtggtgaggcactgacaacaggctgcctagagaagctgtggatgcttctgttcctgtgtatgaggccaggctggatgggccctgTGGCAGGATGATGTAGTGGGTGGCAGCctacccatggcagggggttggtcttTATTGgggactggatgggctttaaggtcccttccgacttaagtcattctatgaaaagaaatcTGGGCCTTATTTTCCTTGAAACTGAATTTTCAGATATGGTGTTAGAAGACGTTACAGAATTGTAAGTATTATTTTTGCCTCTCGTTGCTATTTAAACTTGGGTTTCCTGAGAAAGAATGTGGTGTAAGGTCTGTACAATCACAAATACTTACAAACTAAGCAGTTTTTATCCTGGACCTAAAGTATACAGGGTGATCTGTTCAGGACAACCGTATCATAGAGTAGTTTCGCatgatttatttcagtgaatgCGCAGAACCAAGTTTCTAGTTTGTAACCTTAATTTTGCATGGGTTCTCTGTTGAAccttccagttttgttttttacatttcCACAATGGCTAGTTAAAGATTTAATAAGTTGTCAGACTGAaggattaaatattttttaccttATCATGCAGCATTGCTCTTTGAAACCTGTTTTGAGTATCAGTGTTACTGAAGAAATTGCCAAGTTTTAGAGAGCAAATCTGTTTTTATGTGCTGAATAGAAAAGTACAACGAATCTATTTAATTGCCAGGTAACTTTCCCTGCCTAGGGGTCAGTGTATCAAGATGATGCTGCAGTGTTATTCCCAGTAAATGTCATCTTAATATGTGGATTTGCATCACTGCTGCAATCAAAACTGTAATCGTTGTTGTTGATGATGATAtgctcatatttttttctaatattgcTTCAGTGAGATCACGCCTGAAGGCAGAAGAATCACAAAACTAGACCAGATTTTGCTAAATGGAAATAACATAACAATGGTAAGTCATCACTGCAAAAAGTCTGCTCGTGTTTCTTTACCTGTAAATCTGTGATTTAATTCGACTACTTAAGCTACTTAAGTAGTTTCCAAAGCATATGTATTTTTGAATGATGCTGGAAATATGATCTTATTGCTACATATCATATATTTTACAGTTTAAAATGCATGACAAGAGGAGCATGAGCATgatgataattttattttggtaAATGCATTTTTGGTTTTAATAAGGTGTATGAGGGAA encodes the following:
- the LSM5 gene encoding U6 snRNA-associated Sm-like protein LSm5 isoform X2: MKSDKEIVGTLLGFDDFVNMVLEDVTEFEITPEGRRITKLDQILLNGNNITMLVPGGEGPEV
- the LSM5 gene encoding U6 snRNA-associated Sm-like protein LSm5 isoform X1 encodes the protein MAANASTNPSQLLPLELVDKCIGSRIHIVMKSDKEIVGTLLGFDDFVNMVLEDVTEFEITPEGRRITKLDQILLNGNNITMLVPGGEGPEV